A region of Fibrobacter succinogenes subsp. succinogenes S85 DNA encodes the following proteins:
- a CDS encoding GNAT family N-acetyltransferase, translating to MLKIEQYNTKYINDAIEIWNDIVEDGIAFPQMDLLDPQTGDEFFKSQSFTGIAIDVDSGEVVGLYILHPNNVGRCGHISNASYAVKKNKRGQHIGEFLVKDCLAKAKEIGFRILQFNAVVATNTSALKLYKKLGFTQLGVIPKGFLLKDGSYEDIIPHYIEL from the coding sequence ATGCTTAAAATTGAACAATATAATACAAAGTATATCAACGACGCGATTGAAATCTGGAACGACATTGTCGAAGACGGCATCGCGTTTCCGCAAATGGATTTGCTTGACCCGCAGACGGGAGACGAGTTTTTCAAGTCGCAATCGTTCACGGGCATCGCTATCGATGTGGACTCCGGCGAAGTGGTCGGGCTCTACATTCTCCACCCGAACAATGTCGGGCGCTGCGGGCATATTTCGAATGCAAGCTATGCGGTCAAGAAAAATAAGCGCGGTCAGCATATCGGCGAATTTCTCGTAAAGGATTGCCTCGCGAAGGCCAAGGAAATCGGCTTCAGGATTTTGCAGTTTAACGCGGTCGTCGCGACAAATACGTCTGCGCTCAAGCTCTACAAGAAGCTCGGCTTTACCCAGCTCGGCGTGATTCCCAAGGGATTCCTGCTCAAGGACGGGAGTTACGAGGATATCATCCCGCACTATATCGAACTGTAA
- a CDS encoding ATP-binding protein, which translates to MFVGRKRELKLLEDLYRSKKFEMLIMHGRRRVGKSFLLAHFASLHEKDTVFFTADKGSEANNVRNFCTELKRVLNAGDFLNSLETWQDVYSFIDGAAFSKRVNIIIDEFTYLYNSNPVYDSGLQNAIDRILKKKNIFLILCGSEVSVIEDLFDDSTKPLYGRKTADLKLQPFSYKESKEFFPKYSDEEVLTVYSILGGIPLYLSLFDDSVSIRENVIKNCLSTTGYLYNEIDTLLRMELKETLFYKNILLAINSGASTLNDIKMKVGEDGAKIAKYLNVLQNLGFIKTEIPVGEKGKARNTLYSIDDNYFAFYFRFIYKHLNMLNGLISPEIYYDREFTTESLNGYIGHRFERVCSQFIMEKSYNGELPFFAEQVGRWWGNNPLAKRQEEIDIVAQDENNAILCECKYTEKAFDETELSDLQACAPCIKRDNLYFWIFSRKGVTAGVKKKIKNLGNYKVISIKELFA; encoded by the coding sequence ATGTTTGTCGGACGTAAAAGAGAATTAAAGCTTCTTGAAGATCTTTATCGGTCTAAAAAATTTGAAATGCTAATCATGCATGGTCGTAGGCGTGTGGGCAAGAGTTTTCTTTTGGCTCACTTTGCCTCGCTTCATGAAAAGGATACTGTGTTCTTTACTGCTGACAAAGGGAGCGAAGCCAATAATGTTCGTAATTTTTGTACGGAATTGAAACGGGTATTAAATGCTGGCGATTTTTTGAATTCACTTGAGACTTGGCAGGATGTCTACTCGTTCATCGATGGTGCCGCTTTTTCTAAACGTGTGAATATCATTATTGACGAGTTTACTTATTTGTACAATTCAAATCCTGTATACGATTCGGGGCTGCAGAATGCTATTGACCGAATTCTGAAAAAAAAGAACATTTTTTTAATTTTGTGCGGTTCTGAAGTTTCTGTTATTGAGGACTTGTTTGATGATTCGACCAAACCTTTATATGGTCGCAAGACTGCCGATTTGAAATTGCAACCATTTTCATATAAAGAATCTAAAGAATTTTTCCCCAAATATAGTGACGAAGAAGTCCTAACGGTTTATTCAATTCTTGGCGGTATTCCTCTATACCTTTCTCTTTTTGACGATTCCGTTTCTATTCGCGAGAACGTCATCAAAAATTGCCTTTCTACAACGGGCTACTTATACAATGAAATTGATACGTTGCTTCGCATGGAACTCAAAGAAACGCTTTTTTATAAGAATATTCTGCTTGCTATCAATTCTGGTGCTTCGACGCTTAATGATATAAAGATGAAGGTTGGAGAAGATGGGGCGAAGATTGCAAAATACCTGAACGTCCTTCAAAATTTGGGATTTATCAAAACAGAAATCCCTGTTGGCGAAAAAGGCAAGGCTCGCAATACGCTTTATTCCATTGACGATAACTACTTTGCTTTTTATTTCAGGTTTATTTATAAACATTTGAATATGTTGAATGGGCTTATTTCACCTGAAATTTATTACGATAGAGAGTTTACAACTGAAAGCTTAAATGGATATATTGGGCATCGATTTGAAAGAGTGTGCTCGCAGTTTATTATGGAAAAATCCTATAATGGCGAGCTTCCGTTCTTTGCTGAACAAGTTGGACGCTGGTGGGGTAATAACCCTCTTGCGAAACGTCAAGAGGAAATAGACATTGTTGCCCAAGATGAGAATAATGCCATTCTTTGCGAATGTAAATACACTGAAAAGGCGTTTGATGAGACTGAACTTTCTGACTTGCAGGCGTGCGCACCGTGTATTAAACGCGACAATTTGTATTTTTGGATTTTTTCCAGAAAGGGAGTCACGGCTGGAGTCAAGAAGAAAATAAAAAATCTGGGCAATTACAAGGTTA